The Apodemus sylvaticus chromosome 17, mApoSyl1.1, whole genome shotgun sequence genome contains a region encoding:
- the LOC127667410 gene encoding endogenous retrovirus group K member 7 Pro protein-like codes for MPQMGIQPIPTDFRGPLPRGTVGLILGHSSLTMKGLVVHPGVVDQDYEGELRVLCSSPQGVFSISSGDGIAQLVVLPGLHDQYPSSGPPRGTQRFGTSGSDLAYLVVNLDTQPVLELQIEGKSFKGILDTGAEKSIVSSCWWPKSWPLIESPHPLRGLGYEASPTISSRPLRWRSLEGQLGEFTPFVLPLPVNLWGRDILLGLGLTLTNEYLQQAMGIMRKMGYREGKGLGKEEQGRLDPLPQEGNVGRQGLGFF; via the coding sequence ATGCCCCAGATGGGAATTCAGCCCATACCTACGGATTTTAGAGGGCCTTTGCCAAGAGGAACCGTAGGATTAATTCTGGGCCATTCTTCCCTCACTATGAAAGGACTTGTCGTTCACCCTGGAGTTGTAGATCAGGATTACGAGGGGGAACTTCGGGTTCTCTGCTCCAGCCCTCAGGGCGTTTTCTCTATCTCATCAGGTGACGGGATTGCCCAATTAGTGGTTTTACCTGGTCTGCATGACCAGTATCCCTCCTCCGGCCCCCCTCGAGGGACCCAGAGGTTTGGCACCTCTGGCAGTGATTTAGCCTATTTGGTAGTGAACCTTGACACCCAGCCCGTACTGGAGCTTCAGATAGAAGGAAAGTCCTTTAAAGGCATTTTAGATACCGGGGCAGAAAAAAGTATTGTTTCTTCTTGTTGGTGGCCTAAGTCCTGGCCACTGATAGAATCGCCCCACCCCCTCCGGGGGTTGGGCTATGAGGCAAGCCCCACCATCAGCTCACGCCCCTTAAGGTGGCGCTCCCTAGAGGGACAGTTGGGAGAATTCACTCCCTTTGTTCTCCCTCTTCCTGTCAACTTATGGGGGAGGGACATATTGCTAGGTCTGGGGCTAACCTTAACGAATGAATATTTGCAACAAGCAATGGGTATCATGAGAAAGATGGGTTATAGAGAAGGGAAAGGATTAGGAAAAGAAGAACAGGGAAGACTAGACCCACTTCCCCAAGAAGGAAATGTCGGAAGGCAGGGCCTGGGTTTTTTCTAG